In Candidatus Omnitrophota bacterium, the genomic stretch ATCATTATCGGAGGGCCGCATACAATAGCCACAGCGTTATTTACATCGAGGCCGTCAGGCTTTACTATCGTTGTGACTATGCCTACATTGCCCTTCCATGTTTCATCTCCGACGTCCACGGTAAGCTCTATACAGAAGTTACCGGCCCTGGACTTCCACGACTCTATCTCATTCCTGTAAACAATATCTTTTGAGGTGCGGGACCCATATTTAACAACTATTTTTTTGTAATCATTTATATTATTGAAGAGCGCGTATAGAAGGGCTCTTAACGGCGCCAGGCCGACTCCTCCGCCTACGATGAATATCTCTTTGCCCTTCCATTCATTTATAGGATAAGCCGTGCCGTATGGGCCGCGCAAGCCCACAACACTGCCTACGGATATATCGTGCAGTATCTTTGTGATGCGGCCGGCGCTCATTATGGTAAAGTCGAGCTTGTCGGAAATATTGTGGTTGGACGACGGTGTAAATGGCGCTTCGCCTACGCCGGGGATAGAGACATCCATGAATTGACCCGCTTTAAAAGGTATGGGCTGCCTCGGACGAAACGTAAACGTCTTTATGTTAGACGTCTCTTCGTTTACTTTAATAACTTCGGCTTCTATAAATGCGTATGGATTTTTATGCATAATCAATCATGAGGCGGTTTATTCCATTTATCCGTCACTAAACCTTTTAACACTTCTCTTAAATCTATATCACCCGGACACGCTTCTATGCAGCGGCCGCATCCCGTGCAGGCCGCATAATCCAGAACTTGCGGAAAAAATGTGAACTTTTTATCGAATCTATTGCGCAGTCTTTCATAAAGATGCTTCCTCGGATTATGGCCTCCGGCCACCCTGGCGAAAGTTTTATACAAACAGGCGTCCCAGATCCTGCCACGGCCTATCTTTTGC encodes the following:
- a CDS encoding FAD/NAD(P)-binding protein, which codes for MHKNPYAFIEAEVIKVNEETSNIKTFTFRPRQPIPFKAGQFMDVSIPGVGEAPFTPSSNHNISDKLDFTIMSAGRITKILHDISVGSVVGLRGPYGTAYPINEWKGKEIFIVGGGVGLAPLRALLYALFNNINDYKKIVVKYGSRTSKDIVYRNEIESWKSRAGNFCIELTVDVGDETWKGNVGIVTTIVKPDGLDVNNAVAIVCGPPIMMKFVTFKLLDLGFKTNNVYLSMEKNMSCGIGKCGHCRIGPYYACKDGPVFTYDKLKDLPNIWD